From the genome of Calliopsis andreniformis isolate RMS-2024a unplaced genomic scaffold, iyCalAndr_principal scaffold0022, whole genome shotgun sequence, one region includes:
- the LOC143186821 gene encoding uncharacterized protein LOC143186821 encodes MFYGLIFCLFLFIAHYRREEPSTTGKEAFAYTQRSSIIQRQANEIWQRAGGMAQGVRHRRSSRSYRTIELPVPRARSEREDRFVDRDTRSAATPLGDGISVIEM; translated from the exons ATGTTTTACGGATTAATTTTCTGTTTATTTCTTTTCATTGCCCATTATCGGAGGGAGGAACCGTCGACGACGGGAAAG GAAGCATTTGCATATACGCAGCGATCGTCGATCATCCAGCGACAGGCAAATGAAATTTGGCAGCGCGCTGGTGGAATGGCGCAAGGTGTACGTCATCGTCGTTCCTCTCGATCGTATAGGACGATCGAGCTTCCGGTTCCTCGGGCACGGAGCGAACGAGAGGATCGCTTCGTTGATCGCGATACGCGATCGGCAGCTACCCCCCTGGGTGACGGTATTAGCGTAATTGAAATGTAA